One genomic segment of Lytechinus pictus isolate F3 Inbred chromosome 18, Lp3.0, whole genome shotgun sequence includes these proteins:
- the LOC129282212 gene encoding uncharacterized protein LOC129282212 isoform X1 — protein MSNFIRPGKIAGFGIPLLDFIADVDDKLLMRYGLECNGSNQATEDQKGIYDELSHHPGVQIIPGGAVPNALRIAQWLLGIPNITMSFGCIGNDAFGEVLTNKSRSEGVCVQYQVHPTQPTGTCAVLITGQNRCLAANFAAARHLSSDFIFKDETWSNITSASYFYLVGYFIHTYPSISRDIADFTRRENKVLTVNLSAVYVCEQSADLLKQIIECAQYVFGNEAELQAYAKASGWQDTEESVMTKMSKLPSKSWTSPRHVIITHGSQPTLWCHGKTVQSFEVPRISEDKIVDTCGAGDAFVGGFLSQLAQDKTIEEGIRCGHYAAGLSIQQRGMTIKGSPDFR, from the exons atgtcaaACTTTATTAG ACCAGGTAAAATTGCAGGATTTGGGATACCTCTCCTTGATTTCATAGCAGATGTTGATGACAAATTACTTATGAG ATATGGACTAGAATGTAACGGTTCTAACCAAGCAACTGAAGATCAGAAAGGAATATATGATGAGTTGTCACATCATCCCGGAGTACAGATCATCCCTGGAGGTGCGGTTCCTAATGCTCTAAGAATCGCCCAG TGGCTTCTGGGCATTCCTAACATTACAATGTCCTTTGGATGTATTGGAAATGATGCTTTTGGTGAGGTGCTGACCAATAAGTCTCGATCAGAGGGAGTTTGTGTGCAGTATCAGGTCCACCCGACACAACCGACAGGAACATGTGCCGTACTGATTACAGGACAGAACAG ATGCCTGGCGGCCAACTTTGCAGCAGCCAGGCACCTGTCGTCAGATTTCATTTTCAAGGATGAGACCTGGAGCAATATCACAAGTGCCTCATACTTCTATCTGGTG GGCTACTTCATCCATACATACCCATCCATTAGCAGAGATATAGCAGACTTCACAAGGAGAGAAAACAAAGTATTAACAGTGAACCTATCCGCTGTCTACGTATGTGAGCAGTCGGCCGATCTCTTAAAGCAGATCATAGAATGTGCTCAGTATGTCTTCGGAAATGAAGCA GAACTGCAAGCTTATGCAAAGGCATCGGGTTGGCAG GACACCGAGGAATCAGTTATGACGAAGATGAGCAAACTTCCATCAAAATCTTGGACTTCCCCAAGACATGTTATCATCACGCACGGTTCACAGCCAACTCTGTGGTGTCATg GTAAAACAGTCCAGTCATTTGAAGTTCCAAGGATTTCCGAAGATAAGATTGTTGATACTTGTGGTGCTGGAGATGCATTCGTTGGAG GGTTTCTGTCCCAGCTAGCTCAAGACAAGACGATCGAAGAGGGCATACGATGTGGTCACTATGCGGCTGGACTTTCCATACAACAGAGAGGAATGACCATTAAAGGGTCACCTGACTTTAGATGA
- the LOC129282212 gene encoding uncharacterized protein LOC129282212 isoform X2, with protein MMSCHIIPEYRSSLEWLLGIPNITMSFGCIGNDAFGEVLTNKSRSEGVCVQYQVHPTQPTGTCAVLITGQNRCLAANFAAARHLSSDFIFKDETWSNITSASYFYLVGYFIHTYPSISRDIADFTRRENKVLTVNLSAVYVCEQSADLLKQIIECAQYVFGNEAELQAYAKASGWQDTEESVMTKMSKLPSKSWTSPRHVIITHGSQPTLWCHGKTVQSFEVPRISEDKIVDTCGAGDAFVGGFLSQLAQDKTIEEGIRCGHYAAGLSIQQRGMTIKGSPDFR; from the exons ATGATGAGTTGTCACATCATCCCGGAGTACAGATCATCCCTGGAG TGGCTTCTGGGCATTCCTAACATTACAATGTCCTTTGGATGTATTGGAAATGATGCTTTTGGTGAGGTGCTGACCAATAAGTCTCGATCAGAGGGAGTTTGTGTGCAGTATCAGGTCCACCCGACACAACCGACAGGAACATGTGCCGTACTGATTACAGGACAGAACAG ATGCCTGGCGGCCAACTTTGCAGCAGCCAGGCACCTGTCGTCAGATTTCATTTTCAAGGATGAGACCTGGAGCAATATCACAAGTGCCTCATACTTCTATCTGGTG GGCTACTTCATCCATACATACCCATCCATTAGCAGAGATATAGCAGACTTCACAAGGAGAGAAAACAAAGTATTAACAGTGAACCTATCCGCTGTCTACGTATGTGAGCAGTCGGCCGATCTCTTAAAGCAGATCATAGAATGTGCTCAGTATGTCTTCGGAAATGAAGCA GAACTGCAAGCTTATGCAAAGGCATCGGGTTGGCAG GACACCGAGGAATCAGTTATGACGAAGATGAGCAAACTTCCATCAAAATCTTGGACTTCCCCAAGACATGTTATCATCACGCACGGTTCACAGCCAACTCTGTGGTGTCATg GTAAAACAGTCCAGTCATTTGAAGTTCCAAGGATTTCCGAAGATAAGATTGTTGATACTTGTGGTGCTGGAGATGCATTCGTTGGAG GGTTTCTGTCCCAGCTAGCTCAAGACAAGACGATCGAAGAGGGCATACGATGTGGTCACTATGCGGCTGGACTTTCCATACAACAGAGAGGAATGACCATTAAAGGGTCACCTGACTTTAGATGA